From a region of the Paenarthrobacter aurescens TC1 genome:
- a CDS encoding hypothetical protein (identified by Glimmer2; putative) codes for MHSLTQGCRRRDVLVALEPVFLVVSDQYQIASGLISMLASVYSMPEWRSWISAHSISLRQ; via the coding sequence TTGCACTCGCTGACTCAGGGATGTCGTAGGCGCGATGTGCTGGTGGCTCTGGAGCCGGTTTTCCTTGTGGTATCAGATCAGTATCAAATTGCTAGTGGTTTGATATCGATGTTGGCCAGCGTCTACTCAATGCCAGAGTGGCGTTCGTGGATATCAGCCCATTCGATATCCCTTCGACAGTGA